Sequence from the Saccharopolyspora pogona genome:
AGCCTGTACATCGGCGCCATCGTCCACGCACCCGCGTTCGAGGCATGCACCGCTAGCTACCAGTCATCGCCGCCGTGGTGGCTGCCCCTCGTCGTGTGGCCCACGCTGCTGCTGATCGGTGCCGGCCTGCTGTTCTGGGGCCTGCCGGCCTGGCGGACGCGGCGGGGACGGGTCGTCCCGCTGGAGGCGATCGACCGCGATGGCGCGCTGCATCGGCTGCTGGGCGAGTTGGCGGCGGGGGCGGGCCTGGCCCGTGTGCCGCGTGTCGTCGTCGATCCGGCGGCGCCCTCGACCGGTGCGGTGGTGTTCGGCCGCAATGGTCGGCCGACCGTCTGCCTGGACGGTGGTCTGCTCGCCCGCAGGCGCACCGACCCTCTCGGCTTTCGGGCGGTGCTGCTGCACGAGTTGGCCCACATCCGCAATGGCGATGTCACCATCACGTACGTCACTGTCAGCCTGTGGCGGGTGTTCCTGGGTTTGGTGCTGCTGCCTTTCCTGGCCCGCTACATCACGATGTTCGCCCACGAACTGGGATCGACGATCGGCCCCAACGAGGAGCCGATGGCCACGCGTGGCCTCCTGCTCACGGTATTCCTGGTCGTGCTGGTCTACCTGGCGCGCGCGGATGTGTTGCGCAGCCGGGAGATGTACGCCGACCTGGCGGCCGTGCGATGGGGCGCGGACCCCCGCACCTGGGCCGCCAGGACACCCGCCGCAGCCGGAGGCGCACCGCGGCCGGCGTTCGGTTCGTTTGCCGAACTGTGGCGCACCCATCCGCGATGGGATCTGCGCCGGGATGCCCTGACCAATCCGGCGGCGCTGTTCGCTGTGCCGGCGTTGCCGATGTTTCTGACCGGGGCCGCCGCCGCGCTGATCAACGCACATTTGTGGTCCTTGGCCCAGCAGTACGCCCCGAACAACAAATGGGCCGAGCAGGCGGCGGCGCTGACTGCGGCGGCGCTGGTTTCGGGGGTTGCTGGAATCGCCCTGTGGCGTGCAGTGGCCCATGCCGGGCTCACCGCTCGGCGTGCACCATCCGGTGTGCGGGCGGGGCTGTGGCTGGGAGCCGGGATGGCGGCTGCGGAACTGTTCGTCAACCGCGCTGTCCTCTTCGGGTGGCTTCCCGCGCAGCCCGCGGTCCTGGTGCTGGTGGTGCTCGCAGGAGTGGTCTTCGCTTGGTGGACAACACAATGCGCCCAACTGTGGAGCGGAGTGTGGCCGGGGCGTCGGATCTGGACGGCGATGCTGCCGGGCCTGGCGGCCGGATGCGTGGCGTTGTCAGCGTGGTTCGCGTGGTGGCAGGGCGTGGGGACGATCATCGGGCACGGGTGGCAGGTCAACCCGGACGGCGTCCGCCAACTGTTGATGCAGGGACTGTCGCCGGACCAGGCCGCGGAGCACTACACGGCGTTGTCCGCGATTGCCTTTGTGTGGCCACAACTGCAGACGATCACCTACTTGCCCGTTGTGCTGTCTGCGGTTGCGGTGTTGTGGCTCATGCCGCTGCTGGCCTGGGTGATTCCTCCGGCCCCTGTCTCGCCCCGCTGGGTGCGCGACGCCGTGGGGGCGTCCGGTGGCGTGCCACCACACGGGGAGGGGTTGCCGCCGCTGCGACGGGCGTTGCTGCCGGGACTGCTGGGCGGGGTGCTGAGCTGGGCAGTCGTCGTATGCGTGATGGCGTACATGCACACGTGGCAGCCGCCGCTCGGGCAACGAGACGTCACCACCTTGCTCTACCAGGCATGGGTGTTCTTGGCCCTGTTAGCGGCGGTGGTCACCGCCGCCGTAATCGCGAGCGTGCTGGCGAGTCGCTACCGGCTTCTCATTGCACTCATCGCGGCCGAGACCGCGGCTTTGGCGGGTTTCGCCGGGGTTTTCGTGCTCGCCGACATGGACGGCTGTGTCCAGCCGCTGAACACACTCCAGTCGTCCTGCGTGGTGAGTCCCGCCTCGATCTGGCTTGGCTTCCAGCACATCCTGGGAGTCATCCTGGTGCTTGGTGCGCTGGTGGCAGTCTTTGCGGCCGCAGCCGTGTCGGCGATCCGCAGAGCGTGGCCGCCAGCGACGCAAGGGCCCCGGGCGGGGCGGGATGGTTTGCTCGCCCGCCGGACTTGCGTAGGCGCGTTGTGCGCAGTGGCGGTGGTGATCACGTTGACCCAGGAGATACCGCGGGTCTTGAAACGCCCACTGGAACACGCACCGGCCGTGGGAAGGATCGTTCCCGGCGACAACACAGCGGTTTCCGCCCACACGCGTGCGATGCAGGTGATCGCCTGGAGCCGAGTCGGGGGATGGGCGCTGATGGACCGCTTTGCCGCCGACGCCCGCAGCCTGTCCGAGGTCCTGCGCGAGGCCGCGACCGTCACGAAAGGCGTCATCGATCCGGCCCGCGTTCGCCCCTTCTGCGATGACCTCGCCCAGATCGCGCGAGACGCCGATCGCTTCTTCCCGGTACCCGAGCCGCAGGCCCAATCCCGCTGGCAGGAATTCATCGCGCAGGCGAGGGAGAGCAGCGCGGACTGCGGACAGGCCCTGGACCAGGAAAACGGCCGCCTCTTCCTCGTGGCGGTACGCGAAATGACCGAGGCGGGAGACACACTCAAGGCGGTGAAGGACCGGATCGGCACGGTGGCGCACGACGGCGGCTTCTAGCGCCTCCTGAGCCGTTTCCCTAGCAAACGCCGACATCGGATAATGGCCTTGATCGGCAGGTCACCAGGCGTGCGCACTGCAAGCGCTGGGGGCCGTAGATCACTGGCTCACCACCACGGTCGAACCTACGCGCTTGACAGCGGGTCGTCGAGCGTTTGCACGACATGTTGCCCGACGGCGAGGTCCGGCACTTTGTCGTGCTGAACCTGCCCGACTACACCACGACCTCCACCGTGTCCCTTGGGCTGGGCGTAGCTTGGTGCCCCGGATCTGAACGGTCTCCATGTGCGCCGAAAAGGCCGGGAGACTACGGATATTCGCTTTCGGCGGGAACGGCACATCCGGAAAACTCAACATCGTGACACCAGACATGGACCGCCTGGGGCGTGACCTCTGTTCAGCGGCCGGGGACGGCCTGACCTCAGACGAGATGGGTGAGGTCATCTCCCGCACCATCGTCGGCCTGGTCGCACACGACGCCCTCCACGTGTGCTGGCGGAACCCGGATACGAACATGGCCTCATTCGGATTCTGGCATCGGCTTACCGCGAAGATCGGCCGAATGCAGATGATCAACTTGTACTCGGGCCAGGAGCCGGCCCATCCTGCCGAGCTGGCACGCCGAGGCGTCCTGGCGCAGGTGGTGAATGCGCGCGACCGGCTTGCGTACAAGATCCTGCTGGACAACGGGTTCGGCAGCGAGTTGCGTCTGCTCCTGCGGGGCTCCCACGGGTCGTGGGGAACACTCGTGCTGTTCCGGGAGCAGGGCGGCAGACCCTTCGAACAAAGCGATGTGGACCGCGTCGCGGAGCTTGTCAAACCCCTGGTGGCGGCGTCGCGGGGCTACATCAGGGCAACCCCCCTGCGTCCAGCGGACCAGGACCTGCCCCCAGGAGTCATCGTGGTGGGCGCCGATCACGCGGTACGCGGGATCACTCCTGAGGGGCACGCGTGGCTACGTGAAATACGTCTGCCAGGGCCACTGGCCAAGCCCGAGTGGGCAGCGACAGCCCTCTCGAGCGAGGTGGCGATGGCCAGCAGGAGGTTCGTACGTGACCCAACAACATCGCGCCCGGTGGCCTGTTTGCCCTCGGCATACGCCGGACGTTGGGTTAGCGTCCAAGGCCAACCTCTCAACGCGGATGGCACGGGCGACGTGGCAGTGATCATCCAGGCGGCTGGTGTGGAACTGCTGCCCGCTCTGTCGGCCTGGTACGACATCACTGCCAGAGAACGCACCATCATCGACCAACTCCGCGAGGGCATACCCGCCAAGCAGATCGCCCGACGGCTCGACTTGTCGGTGCACACCGTGAACGATCACCTCAAGTCCATCTACCGGAAAATCAGCATCACCAGCCGCGAGGAGATCATGGCTGTGCTGACTCGTTGAGGTCGACTGGTCAAGCACCTCACGGGAGCCGATTACGCAGGAAGAAGTTCCACATACGGTTGGCGATATCAGTACGGTTGTCGTCCGCGGGCCAGAAGTGAGTGCCCCGATAGACGCGCCACACCACCTGAACGCCCGCACGGCACGGGCCGTACACGGCGGCCTCCACCGGTACACCCGGTTCCGTGACCGGGGTCGCCGGGCAGTCGTTTCGTCGGAGCCATTCATCGCGGTGCGCGACGGCGAGCGGGGGAAGGCTGATGAGGTCACCATCGCTGTGGAACAGACCCACCGCGATCGGGCGGTCCGGTACACAGGGGCTGCCGGTGAACGAAGGGGACACGCCTCCGTAGGCGGCAACCGAGGCGAACACCGTGGAGGCGTCGCACGCGAGCCTGGCCGACATGTTGGCGCCGCTGGAGAAGCCCTCCACGTGGATCCGGCGCGGATCGACACACCAGGTTCGGGAGATGTCCTTGACCACCTCACGCAGGTAGGTGACGTCACCGGACCGCTGGGCTGCGTCCCACACCAGTCCTGCCCCTGCCGACGGGTAAGCGACGATGAAGTACCTGGTGGCGGCGGCAGTTGACCAACGAGTCTCCCTCTCGTGCAAGAAGTACGGCTGGAGCGCGCCGTGGAGGCTGAGCAGCAACGGCACCGAAGCCCCGGACAGACCCGGTGGCACGTTCACGTGGTAGGTCCTGCCCGCGGCCTCACGGCTGACGGTTCCCGAGGTGGGCACTAGCGTGCAGCCGGCTCCCCCCGTCGCGGTTGCGGAAGCGGAGGGGGTGCCGGTGATCAGGAGTCCCACGCACATCGAGACGGCGAGCAACCGGGCGGTGAGCCGTCTGGCGAGGGTAGCGCGTGACA
This genomic interval carries:
- a CDS encoding M48 family metallopeptidase, which gives rise to MTKTNRQPQTDERAIVAGTTIRFVLLVALLLVSSGRMMLDVALGFYGEGDMSCVLAAGGDPSQNSSLYIGAIVHAPAFEACTASYQSSPPWWLPLVVWPTLLLIGAGLLFWGLPAWRTRRGRVVPLEAIDRDGALHRLLGELAAGAGLARVPRVVVDPAAPSTGAVVFGRNGRPTVCLDGGLLARRRTDPLGFRAVLLHELAHIRNGDVTITYVTVSLWRVFLGLVLLPFLARYITMFAHELGSTIGPNEEPMATRGLLLTVFLVVLVYLARADVLRSREMYADLAAVRWGADPRTWAARTPAAAGGAPRPAFGSFAELWRTHPRWDLRRDALTNPAALFAVPALPMFLTGAAAALINAHLWSLAQQYAPNNKWAEQAAALTAAALVSGVAGIALWRAVAHAGLTARRAPSGVRAGLWLGAGMAAAELFVNRAVLFGWLPAQPAVLVLVVLAGVVFAWWTTQCAQLWSGVWPGRRIWTAMLPGLAAGCVALSAWFAWWQGVGTIIGHGWQVNPDGVRQLLMQGLSPDQAAEHYTALSAIAFVWPQLQTITYLPVVLSAVAVLWLMPLLAWVIPPAPVSPRWVRDAVGASGGVPPHGEGLPPLRRALLPGLLGGVLSWAVVVCVMAYMHTWQPPLGQRDVTTLLYQAWVFLALLAAVVTAAVIASVLASRYRLLIALIAAETAALAGFAGVFVLADMDGCVQPLNTLQSSCVVSPASIWLGFQHILGVILVLGALVAVFAAAAVSAIRRAWPPATQGPRAGRDGLLARRTCVGALCAVAVVITLTQEIPRVLKRPLEHAPAVGRIVPGDNTAVSAHTRAMQVIAWSRVGGWALMDRFAADARSLSEVLREAATVTKGVIDPARVRPFCDDLAQIARDADRFFPVPEPQAQSRWQEFIAQARESSADCGQALDQENGRLFLVAVREMTEAGDTLKAVKDRIGTVAHDGGF
- a CDS encoding helix-turn-helix transcriptional regulator; translation: MDRLGRDLCSAAGDGLTSDEMGEVISRTIVGLVAHDALHVCWRNPDTNMASFGFWHRLTAKIGRMQMINLYSGQEPAHPAELARRGVLAQVVNARDRLAYKILLDNGFGSELRLLLRGSHGSWGTLVLFREQGGRPFEQSDVDRVAELVKPLVAASRGYIRATPLRPADQDLPPGVIVVGADHAVRGITPEGHAWLREIRLPGPLAKPEWAATALSSEVAMASRRFVRDPTTSRPVACLPSAYAGRWVSVQGQPLNADGTGDVAVIIQAAGVELLPALSAWYDITARERTIIDQLREGIPAKQIARRLDLSVHTVNDHLKSIYRKISITSREEIMAVLTR
- a CDS encoding alpha/beta hydrolase family esterase, which encodes MNVPPGLSGASVPLLLSLHGALQPYFLHERETRWSTAAATRYFIVAYPSAGAGLVWDAAQRSGDVTYLREVVKDISRTWCVDPRRIHVEGFSSGANMSARLACDASTVFASVAAYGGVSPSFTGSPCVPDRPIAVGLFHSDGDLISLPPLAVAHRDEWLRRNDCPATPVTEPGVPVEAAVYGPCRAGVQVVWRVYRGTHFWPADDNRTDIANRMWNFFLRNRLP